CTTCAGCGCTATCTGGCGCCGGATCATGGTGATGCGCTCGAGCAGGTCGCCGCCCTGCGCCGCGTCCACGAGCGGGATCAGGCGGTAGCCGATTTCCAGCTCCATCGGATCGACCTTGAGGAGGCCCATCACGTTTTCCGGCCCCTTGGGCGGCTCGGCCGGCGGCGCCCGCTTGGCGGCTTCCTCCGCCTCGGCGGCGGCGCGGCGCTTCTGCTGCCCGATCACCCAGGCGACGCCGCCCAAGGCGGCGGCGACGGCCAGGAACGGGAGGGAGGGCATTCCCGGCGTGACGCCGAGCAGCGCCATGAGAGTGGCCACGATGGCCAGCGGCCGCGGGTTGGAGAGGACCTGGCCGGCGATCTGGCTGCCCATGTTGAGGTCGGACACCGCCCGCGAGACCAGGATACCGGTGCCGGTGGAGATCAACAGGGCGGGGATCTGCGCCACCAGGCCGTCGCCGATGGACAGGATCGTGTAGATGGCCGCCGCGTCGGCCAGCGGGCGGCCCTGCTGCAACACGCCGATGAGGATGCCGCCGATGATGTTGATCGCCACAATGATGAGGCCCGCCACGGCGTCGCCGCGGACGAACTTGCTCGCGCCGTCCATCGTGCCGTAGAAGTCCGCCTCGCGCTGGATCTTCTGCCTGCGGGCACGGGCCTCGTCCTCCTTGATCAGGCCGGTGTTGAGGTCGGCATCGATGGCCATCTGCTTGCCGGGCATCGCATCCAAGGTGAAGCGGGCGGCCACTTCCGAGATGCGGCCCGCGCCGTTGGTGATGACCACGAACTGGATGATCACCAGGATCAGGAAGACCACGATACCGACGACGTAGTTGCCGCCGACCACGAACTGGCCGAATGCCTTGACGACCTGCGGCGCGTGGTCGGCGTCGAGCAGGATGGTGCGGGTCGTCGAGACGTTGAGCGATAGCCGGAACAGCGTGAGGATCAGCAGCAGCGAGGGCATGGTGTTGAACTCGAGCGGTTCCTGCACGTAGATCGCGATGAGCAGCATCGTCATGCTCGCCGTGATGTTGAAGACCAGGAAGAGGTCGAGGAGCACCGCCGGGACCGGCAGGATCATCATGGCCACGACCATGACCACGATGACCGCCAGGACGATGTCGCTCGAGCGCCCCAGGCGCGCGAACATCGCCAACCCGCCGCCGGCTGGCGCCGGGGGCGTAGCGGGTGGGGCGTTTATGGCCACGGCCTGGGGAACCTTGCGTGCACGCTGTGTATACCGGATCCCTCCGGAGTTTGCCGCCAGGTCCGTCCGGCTCGCCGCTTACCTTATTCCCGGGATCGGCCCTGGTATGACATGGCGATTATATTGCATTAGTGTTACATAATGCAGTGAGCGGAGTCACCCTATTGCTCGGCGCACAGCAGTTGCACGTTCGTCCGGTTGCAGAACTGCAGGTAGACGTTCAGGAAGTTGGAGCCGGTGTTGGTGGCCATGCCCACGATGCCGACCACCGAGGACGCTCCGCTGGTCCAGCCCGTGCAAGTGGCCGAGTTGCTGGTCCAGTTGGTGTTGAGGCCGGACCACCACTCGAAGCCGCCCGTCATGCCGGCGCTCAGCGGGAAGGGGAAGATGCCGGCCGCGTTGGTGGTCCCGATCTTGACGTTGGCCGTGTCGCGATACTCCGTGCTCGGCGCCAGCGGC
The Candidatus Tanganyikabacteria bacterium DNA segment above includes these coding regions:
- the flhA gene encoding flagellar biosynthesis protein FlhA produces the protein MFARLGRSSDIVLAVIVVMVVAMMILPVPAVLLDLFLVFNITASMTMLLIAIYVQEPLEFNTMPSLLLILTLFRLSLNVSTTRTILLDADHAPQVVKAFGQFVVGGNYVVGIVVFLILVIIQFVVITNGAGRISEVAARFTLDAMPGKQMAIDADLNTGLIKEDEARARRQKIQREADFYGTMDGASKFVRGDAVAGLIIVAINIIGGILIGVLQQGRPLADAAAIYTILSIGDGLVAQIPALLISTGTGILVSRAVSDLNMGSQIAGQVLSNPRPLAIVATLMALLGVTPGMPSLPFLAVAAALGGVAWVIGQQKRRAAAEAEEAAKRAPPAEPPKGPENVMGLLKVDPMELEIGYRLIPLVDAAQGGDLLERITMIRRQIALKLGLVLPPIRVRDNLQLKPKEYRINLRGVEIARGEVQMDHYLAMNSGMAIEDVEGIPTTEPVFGLPAFWITEENKERAEMLGYTVFDISSVIATHLMEVIKAHAPEILTRADVQALLDNLKADHEQLISLLIPDLMQVSDVMKILANLLRDRVSIRDLVPVLEALETNSRITKDTDTLTEYSRLAIARSICKANLAPDGSLPVITLDPAVEQVLAGSIQNTDQGAFVALEPGMATRLVRAVQEETERLMAQGHQPVVLCSSKVRLVFRRLIERKLPNLAVMSYNEVVPPQTEVRSLGVISLT